In a single window of the Thunnus thynnus chromosome 9, fThuThy2.1, whole genome shotgun sequence genome:
- the aldob gene encoding fructose-bisphosphate aldolase B: MTHQFPSLSPEQKKELSDIAQRIVAPGKGILAADESTGTMGKRLQKINVENNEENRRYFRDLLFSSDASISNCVGGVIFFHETLYQKADSGKLFPQVIKDKGIVVGIKVDKGTAGLNGTDGETTTQGLDGLSERCAQYKKDGCDFAKWRCVLKISDGCPSALGIAENANVLARYASICQQNGLVPIVEPEILPDGEHDLLRCQYVTEKVLAAVYKALSDHHVYLEGTLLKPNMVTAGHSCTKKYTPQEVAMATVTALRRTVPAAVPGICFLSGGQSEEEASLNLNAINQVPLHRPWKLTFSYGRALQASALAAWQGKAANKTAAQEAFCNRAKINGLAAKGEYKPSGSADKASMQSLYTASYVY, encoded by the exons ATGACTCACCAGTTCCCATCCCTGTCTCCAGAGCAGAAGAAGGAGCTCTCTGACATTGCTCAGAGGATTGTGGCTCCTGGAAAGGGAATCCTGGCTGCAGATGAATCAACAG GCACCATGGGAAAGCGTCTCCAGAAAATCAACGTGGAGAACAACGAGGAGAACCGTCGCTACTTCCGTGACCTCCTTTTCTCCTCCGATGCCTCCATCTCCAACTGTGTGGGTGGGGTCATCTTCTTCCACGAGACGCTCTACCAGAAAGCAGACAGCGGCAAGCTCTTCCCCCAAGTCATCAAGGACAAGGGGATTGTTGTCGGCATCAAG GTGGACAAAGGCACAGCTGGTCTGAATGGAACAGATGGAGAGACCACCACACAAG GTCTTGATGGCCTCTCTGAGCGTTGTGCTCAGTACAAGAAGGACGGTTGTGACTTTGCCAAGTGGAGGTGTGTGCTCAAGATCTCAGATGGTTGCCCATCAGCTCTTGGCATTGCAGAGAACGCCAATGTCCTGGCCAGATATGCCAGTATCTGCCAACAG AATGGCCTGGTGCCTATTGTGGAGCCAGAGATCCTGCCTGACGGAGAACACGACCTGCTGCGCTGCCAGTATGTCACAGAAAAG GTTCTGGCTGCTGTGTATAAGGCTCTGTCTGATCACCATGTGTACCTGGAGGGCACCCTGCTGAAGCCCAACATGGTCACCGCTGGACACTCCTGCACTAAGAAGTACACCCCTCAGGAGGTTGCCATGGCCACAGTGACTGCTCTGAGGCGCACTGTCCCTGCCGCTGTGCCTG GCATCTGCTTCCTGTCTGGAGGCCAGAGTGAGGAGGAGGCCTCCCTCAACTTGAACGCCATCAACCAGGTGCCCCTCCATCGCCCCTGGAAGCTGACCTTCTCTTACGGCCGTGCACTCCAGGCCTCCGCTCTTGCAGCCTGGCAGGGCAAAGCTGCCAACAAGACCGCTGCACAGGAGGCTTTCTGCAACAGGGCCAAG ATCAATGGCCTGGCTGCCAAAGGAGAGTACAAGCCCTCTGGCTCAGCTGACAAGGCCTCCATGCAGTCTCTGTACACTGCCAGCTACGTTTATTAA